From one Brassica napus cultivar Da-Ae unplaced genomic scaffold, Da-Ae ScsIHWf_2644;HRSCAF=3397, whole genome shotgun sequence genomic stretch:
- the LOC125601742 gene encoding uncharacterized protein LOC125601742 — protein sequence MQNELESCTEEHPISPRAPPPQPTMHVTNSGLITSSDTSCPTAVPVVRSEQCENQAKNSVFSNALSIPVRRSLQNYQIPQGGYISGGTRSSELNRGSDSPSSFDSSMDMHAE from the coding sequence ATGCAGAACGAGTTGGAGTCCTGCACAGAGGAACACCCAATATCCCCAAGAGCGCCGCCACCTCAACCAACAATGCATGTCACCAATTCCGGTCTCATTACCTCTTCAGACACGTCTTGCCCAACAGCTGTTCCAGTGGTTCGGTCTGAGCAATGCGAAAACCAGGCCAAGAACTCGGTTTTCTCAAACGCTCTTTCAATTCCGGTACGCCGTAGCCTGCAGAACTACCAAATTCCGCAGGGAGGATACATATCTGGCGGAACCAGAAGCAGTGAACTGAACAGGGGATCTGACTCTCCAAGTTCTTTTGATTCTTCAATGGACATGCATGCAGAATAA